CAAAATGGATTAATATTTTTGGAAACATCTGCAAAAACAGCCAAAAATGTTGAAGAAGTAcgaaattattttatatttatattaattttatttcagaaatattattatatatattataaatacaatcataacattaatatcttattttaattattacctttttttaggcatttttatatactgcaagaaaaatatatgataatatcTTAGAAGATGTTTATGATCTAAGCAATGAAGTAATTATTAAAgatagaaaaaaaattgtgtacatatttatatattgttaccaaataaaatgtgtgccataaatattaaattatatatatatatatatatttattttttttttttgtagtCATATGGTATTAAATATGGACCAAATAGCCAATACTCAAGAGTGAAATTAGGTAAAATGTGCATAGCTtagtatataataaatgttttgtatatttttacattatagaaaatttaatatgtatttttatttaaaatgtttatattatatatatatatatatatattttttttttttcccctTTAGATATACCTTCTATGCCAGAATCAAGATCAGGATTTAGCTGTTgttaataattatatatatatatttttttttttaattattattagtGGCATGCTTTTTTACAgtattttcatataattatctttataattaaatatttttcataaaacattaaaaatgacattgaaaaaaatttttaaaattcCATTTTAATGAAATTTTTACATgatttaaattatttattgttcttgctttttttctcttttttaGTGTCtgtataataatttgttcatttttatattactatataaaattttttcttatttttcatcttcaaattgtttaaattttatttattaaaatttaataaaagaaaaaaaaaaaagtaaaatgaaagttataaacaataatataaacttttttttttttttttttaatcttttttatattcataaatataactaagaaatataaaactttaaaaagtaaaataaGCAAAATGGTGTAACCTTTTTACTTTTAAGAAActaaagaaaaataaaacattttttgtgaaaaaaaaaaaaatatatatatattatatagattaataatatatagaCATGCTTCTTTGTGTAGGAatgaattatatgaattaaaaataaaaataggAAAAAGGGTgaaacaaaaacaaaacaaaaaaaaaaaaaaaaaatatggtattatgtgtttattataccaatcatttttttaataattatattattattatatgcTTTGTTTTTccattaataatattatttataattatattttaattttatgaaaTTTCACTATTATCACAACTATCACTATTAAAATTGCATCCAAAATTATTTCCATACAAACCTATAATAAAGTTATCTTCCAATTCATTATCAGTAATTGTACTGCAACTGTAATCATTGCTATCTTCGCTAGTGTAATTATAAGAAGatgtataattttcatttaaataattttcgtaatacatattttctttatttgttatttctgaattatatatttcatatattcttttttgtttaggtttctttcttttccttaatatatttttattttccttaTCACTTTGATCTATTTGTTCCTTTTCATAATCATTTTCAAACTGTTCATCATAACATTGTGATGACATATCAATATCTATGTTTACATAACTATTTTTTTCAGCTTTTATATGATCctttaaaaatttatattcatcaGAATTTTTATAAGTACTTGCATCTACATAACCATTATATAGAtaacaattttttataatctCATTTGCTTCATCTTCGTCATATTCTAGTGTTTCAAAagataatatttcattttctaAATATGAACTACTATTCATTTCATCATTATTCTCATAATTCCTGCTATAATCACTTGATTGTGTTGTACTATCATTTGATTTACAtttaaatgttttatttttcgAAACTAAAGAGTTCATATGATCACTCTGTAAATGAGTTCCATTATAcaaagtaataatataatgatCATTTGGTTTACTCCTACATAAATCTTCTATAGATTTACATGtattactttttattaattttttattttttttgctTTTCTGGTTATTCACATCTTCATAATTTGCTTCCTTaatttgattttttttctttaatttccttctattttcaattttattattaaagaatatttgataaatatataattttatattactaGCATTACAATACttatgataaaaatttgCCAAAgcattatatatatattgaacatataaattaataaagTTTTTTATTGATTTCCTTAAAATCTTATTAAAATAGTAGTTTCTATAAATAAAGTTAAAAAGTAATTTgacatttttttttgttcttctATATTTCACaagtattttttttagtCCTGTTCTTCCCATCgttttatataaaacccttgaatattttttccatggcattttttttatgtaattttatgaaattttaaaatttttcccttattttttttatcataattctatattatatattttcttttctttaataAAGATTTAAAACGTTACAAaacattaatatttatgtaataaagatatgcataatatattgattAAATGCAACAAATTGGTTATTTAAAAGTAAGCATGTAATGATAtcttaataaataaaactTTATAGAACATggattattatatttattatttttttttttttatataaaataaaatttaaagTTTATAtcttaaatatatatattatatcatatgCATATTAAATCcattatatgttataaaattaaCAATTTTAAGacaaattttattttataaaatatatatatattcattacattatatatatatatatatatttataataatattatatacatgtaatcatatattttttacatttttatgtggaaaattttgaaaacagctatggaaaaaaaaaaaaaaaaaaagctAGTTACTTATAAGGTATAATTTTATAGATccaaataataaaaagaaaaaaaaaaaaaaaagagagagaaaagtatataataaatgaagggaaattaaaaattttaagaatataaaaaaattttaatttttatttagaATAATGAAAATGGTTTTTTagtttataaaaaaaatgtgtaattatataagtaatataaaaatatatttttttacatattgtgtgcaaatgaaaaaaaaaaatattatatatatatatatatgtgtataaattttataatacCTTATTTAAACCTTAAGAACAATgaaatgaatattatataggatctataatattaaaatatagaaTGAACAcaataaaatttaaattgTGGAAActtttttgaaaaataggaactttaatatatatatatatagagagataaatatgttatatattattagaaaaatattgttCTAACAATTTTTCCCTCAccactttttttttagcTAGTTGAtgattttaaaaaataatttttttaataatatccTTATTGCATCCATTAcacatttatattcataagcacaatttaataaattaatttttatattttggGGAAAGCTTAagtatatgtatatatatatatgttgttCATATTCTACATGCAATATCCATATTAAGAGAattaatatgaaaaaaaaaaaaaaagagttctatataataaaatgttaatttttttctttttgggaaaaaataaaatcattatatttttattatttttttttataaatagGAAAACTTTCCGTTctaaaaatatgaaaacctataatataatattgaataagaaataataaatttgaAGTTCAAAATAAACTTATAActaaatttaataaaataaaaaaaaaaattaagtTTCGTTCATTTTGAGTAATCTATAATTAATTTCACCGTATTAAGATATATTTcaatgttttaaaaaattgtatcaattttgttatatctatataaatttttaaaattgAATTTTACACTTGTTCTTgtatgtttatttttatttcattttatttactATATCAATGTAAAACAAAATATCAAACTTATTATTAGtgtaattataattaacTTATATGCATgttaaaaatgttatacACGTGAATCATGAATGATTATTGTGTACCAGATTATTGGATAAAAAGCAAGAATAAGATGTACTATAAATTTTTGATAATTACTCTTTTCgatatttaaaaatgtaaaataaaGAACCACAATTTATCTCCAATTGTGGTAAACATAAGGTTGTATTTgtacatttttaaaagttaaaaaagttataaattctttataatttaaatgtaaaattataataaaatggaatggaattatcattatataaattattacaTCATTAAAAACAAGTTcttttctatatattttttaatatatctttttattttttaattttgtatTGATCTATgtgaataaaataaaacatcATATATAAACCATCAAAACAATTCCATGGTGGTAActatacaaataataagTCTACATAAGagaaaaaaacatttttaaatatatattctatatgGTTACTCATTATTTGACTTCTTTTGTAACatcaaataaattattatgaaaattCTATATTAATCTTCCTAAGAAaattcataaaattatgtataaatatatattttaatattatttaaaaaaaatatagtctgttcatattttgtatgaatattttagattaaattttatataatatgtaattGGGTATTACGAAAAGGTAATTTACACACTTTCTATATaggaataaaaaaaaattgaaaaaaaaagggacacaatataataaattattacttaaggaaaataatacaaatattattttttttttctcatttttaaatgtatataaatataaaagcTACTTAagtatatttaattatataattgaaattttattatatatatttctgaagaataaaatacttaatatattttataaaatcaCGTATTTTATAGGATTAAGGGgttttaataatataatgaagatatcttgaaatttataagaaagcaataataataattgaCCACAtattatgttataatatttttttatctttttatacaataataatttttcttatatgaccttaatacatatataatattaataaaatcCTATACCTTAACTATAAAAAgacaaatattatatatataatgaattatattatttatatagaaaacgaactgttttaatattactgataaatatatttgtatatattatataaacattaGCAGTACAAGAAACATACACATATTAActgtataaataatgaaggGTAGATATAACACATAAGCAATATTctaattatatgaatttatttcaattcaaaatatacttttttatataatatttccatatttatatatatttcacaagaaaaaagaaataaatcttaataatttgttttgatatattttctaggacaatatcaaatatttcgtaaaaaatataataaaaaatatgatatttaaatatttatattaactaaaatattaatactttattatttataaattatttatttaaaaatatataaaaaataatttaaattaattgtttatgtttaattatatatttaataaaatatattttaaaataatacacacaaaatgattattaattaaatataaaatatttattttatttataatgaaataaataatttaatttaaaataaatataaatatttattattatatatatatattaattaaattaaaataattattatttaatttaaaataaatataaatatttattattatatatatatattaattaaattaaaataattattatttaatttaaaattaaaataatatttactattatataatatattaattaaattataataaatattatttaatttaaaataaaaaatattgatattaattaaaataaagaaatataatatattaattaatttattatttaattaatttaaaataaataataattataaattaatatataattataattaattaaaaataaataataataaattaatatatattataattaattaaaaataaattaatattgaacaattttaaatatattaataattttaaataaataattataataattataaattaaattatttaaNNNNNNNNNNNNNNNNNNNNNNNNNNNNNNNNNNNNNNNNNNNNNNNNNNNNNNNNNNNNNNNNNNNNNNNNNNNNNNNNNNNNNNNNNNNNNNNNNNNNNNNNNNNNNNNNNNNNNNNNNNNNNNNNNNNNNNNNNNNNNNNNNNNNNNNNNNNNNNNNNNNNNNNNNNNNNNNNNNNNNNNNNNNNNNNNNNNNNNNNNNNNNNNNNNNNNNNNNNNNNNNNNNNNNNNNNNNNNNNNNNNNNNNNNNNNNNNNNNNNNNNNNNNNNNNNNNNNNNNNNNNNNNNNNNNNNNNNNNNNatattaatttatttaaattaattatatatttatttcattaaattaatttattatttatttatttaaattatttatttatttatttatttaaattaattatatattaatttaattatatatttaattaattattttatttatttattatttaatttatttatttattatttaattaattaatttaattattatttaatttatttattatttaattaattaatttatttattatttaattaattaatttaattattatatatttaattaatataattatatatttatttattttttttatatttatttctattGTTAATAGcaataaattattaatttaattattaaaagaatttcatttactaaatatataattaatttaattatatatattattgttttaattaattaaataatttatttaattaatttattatattattatttagttaatattttattatttaattttaattaatatttatttaataattaaatcatattaatatttatatattattattttaatttatatttatattaatattagTATTCATgtttattaattaatatatattttgaatttaattatattaatttattatatattattaattaatttatattaatattttattatttaaaaattattatatatttatttatttaataattaaattgtattaatatttttctatttattaattatattaatattaatattttattaattaatgtgtattatgtatttaattatattaatatttaatttaattattatttttatttatttaataattaatttaattgtttattaatatatatatatatatataattttaatatattttaaataagTTTTATAACGATTtaatttgatatattatatatatatatttttatttattttataaattatcatatagTATTTgattaataaatatatattatattaatatgtgattattatatatatataatatatattcctaagtcttatacatatatattattttggGTATACATTTGGAATgtttttcattattataattaatttattattctaTGTATgtttatcattttttttaatgaatataaatatccCTTGAAcgaatatatttttttcattattgTTTCTTAAGTTGTTTGTCAcatattttgatatatttattcattataaatattataagcatattaatttatatatatgtggaTAACAAAAATGTCATTTTAGTTAATTTAAAATTCAActgaaatatatataattgtataaatattatgattatgTGTTATGAATTCTTTTAGAATAAAAAGATTCAATACATTGTACTAAGAAAATGTAATGttttttaatatgaaataaatgTACATTATgcataataaaaattatattattatatatatttcctaTTTTTACGAATATCATATCAACATTGTTTCATGTCTGATGGgtaaatttatattactttCTATGGTACCAAAATATTAAATCCTAAAATATTATCCCAtagaaaatttttatttcaggaaatataaatctttcctctttttttttttttttacttttttttatgtaagTTGGCATAATTCACGTATGAAAttttactattattatataatttttattaaaattaaaaaagaacCTTATATTCAATGttttataaagaataattattttatatgtatattttttaaatgtttaATGTTGTTTgaacaaaaaagaaaaaataaattataatgtGTAGCTTATGAAAAGTTTAAGATACAATTTTTTActatatatacatataagATCAATTAACATGTAAAGAATAACATCATAGGAAAATTCTAAAAGAAAGAAACATCTAATGTTTTAAATACGATGGAAAATTTTTGTTCACTTAAGGGAACACAACTAAAGGAAATTATTCCTTTCTATATACTATACCccatataataatttccatttataaatttaacccattattaatatattattaaaaaaactttaaatatataacatatacaattaaaatattaaatatacaaaCTTAAATACGATTATGTTGAATAAAACCAAATATTCATTTTCCAACATATACCatgtataattatattttttgaacCTCATAATgttgaattattttttccataCGAGCAGAAAAAGAAcacaataaaatatacaatattCTTTAGACAAATTTGTATTCATTTACTATTATGAAAGTGTGATAACAGTTTGAtgtaaaatttttttttatttattatattagacgaaatttttttttattataatccACATGAACTATtgtatattaataaataaaaaaagaaaaagaaagaaaaaaaaaaaaaaaaaattcatatctcataacatttatattataaaaatattatatatacataatatataagagAATTACTATTGAAGTAATCTTGGATTTTTAGAACatgataaaaaatgatttcTCCATTTATCAATCTCAAAAGATTCAATACAAAGAGAACAATAATAACAGGAAAGATATTCtgttttttttcctttGCATTCACTCATTACATGTGTATCTAataaattttgttttaCAATTTTATTACAATATTCACATGGAGTATACATATAACTATGTGAACATTCTGATATGAAATGATCATGAATAACAACTAATTCAACAATTAGGAAGCAATTTGGACAAGCACAAAGCATTGGGCAATTTTTAATCCAATGTTTTTCTAAACCTATTTCAGTAAATGTTTCATCTGTCCTAAAACAATATTTACATGTAAAAGGAGGAACGTATGgttcttcattttcatcTAACTTGGTACAATCTTCCATTGATTCACTTTTATTTACAGTATTATCAATTTGTATACTATCcttttcttcattttttatattaatattttgattttcttgatcatttattaaatcTTCACGTTTGTGGGAAGATCCTGAATTATTAAGGTATGGTTTttcatcttcttcattttttccGTCACTTGCTTTTAGATGTTCACATTCTACGTCTTCTGCAATGTTTTTTTTGGAATTACTTTTTTCGTCAAGTGAAACTTTCGAATTTATATCAACCAATTTAATATCCTTTtccattttatttaaaattgtataattttctttttccCTATTTTCTATAGTATTCTTAATAAGATCCTTAATTTGTTCACTTTTGTCTATGTTGTTTTTTTCAGATGTTATAAAATCCTTAACTTTTAAATGACTTTTATTGAGATAAgtattttcttttataaattcattattatctttaAGAAAGTTACTTTTTTGAAACATCACTCcaatttcttcttttttttcatcattaaAATTTTCTAACTCATCCGATTTTTTCTTTTCGTTTTCATTTATTcgttttattattaaacTTTTAGTTTCTGAAGAaacatttaataaaaattcttCAAATAATTCATCTCTATTTTCaacaatattatacatattaacAAAGAAGTCTAATGCTGTTTGCTTAATAGCTTCAACATTAATTTCCAGAaacattaatataatttccaatactttttttaaattaatatcATCTTTTACAgatgtataatatttatttatcaAAGAATAGTAAAAACTCATTAAACTAacaattattttttcatttacTTCTGATGTTATATcatttgaaaaaaaataaagaagcATTGATAATATGATGGAAAAgacatttttaaaagagGTAAATTTATTATGCAACATCATCATTATCGTTTTTATGGAAATATCTACAATATCAAGATTAGAATCATCTAAACGTTTTAAAAGTGAAGAAATTATGAAATTAAGATATTTTACGTTTTTTTCGTTTGTACTATCTTCAACAAATGTATTGTTGTccatttttaaaaaataatgttgGAACATAATTAACATTTTTTCTAGTATAACAACACTTTTgacaaatatataataagaattatCTGATATTCCACGTTTGATTATTAAACATAAGGATTCTATATTATTGTACCAAacgttttttttttttgtcttttCATGAAATTCAAATGGCTTATAAGCCATGTCATAACCCATTTCTCGTTGTTTATCATTATCGCTACCAATgaatataagaatattGTTTAAGTCAATACCACTATCATCATTTCTATCTATATCTTGGTCAACAATTCCACAAATTTTTTTYatattttttatattttcattagacattattttatttatttctttttcatgCAATTCAAGttctttataatataaaactAACCATTCATAATACCATTTTTTTGAACTATTATGTATAACTTTTAATTCTTCTATGTtttgtataataattttaattttaatttctttttcttttaattttttagCTTTTCCataattttcttctttaacatatttgcttttttttccctttaaaaaagttataacattttttaaaaatatgaatatatttacaattttctttaattcATTTGCTTTATTGAATTCCTCCTTTACTACACATTCAccttttaatttttcaaagcattttattttgttttctaatttttcatataacgtattaattttgtttttatcACGTTTATAAGAATAGGATCTTCTATAATTTTCCCAGTTATGTGAGTATGTGGGATTCATTTCTGagatattattatcactaACATTGGaatcatatttatttagttcttttttttttaatttttcgttattgtttattaaattatcattataatttttattttttttattaactAAAGAAGTTAATTTATGAGATGTTGTTATTGCCTCAGGAAGTACATTTGAAGGGAATTCTTCAGGAATTATATTAAGACAATACAATCCAATTTgtgaatatttatttaagtaattatgatatggattataaaattttaatttgaTATAAGCACATTTTATAGTGCATGgtaaataaacatatttaaGTTCTCTAGCACAATAATTTGTTGAAAAATTGTCATTAAATCTAAAAAAACCAACTTTTGAATaatctatattattatttgatacAAATATTTCAATTTTCTTGGTTATACAATATTCATGACACAAAAATtctaaatatttaattttgGCTGATTTTGTTTGTAAAACAATTTCTTGAGGGTATGTACAATTCTGTTCGCTTAACCATGGATTAAAAATTTCATTACctgtattttttaataaattcaTGACATCATGATGTTTGTCATTAGATGATATacttaatattttatattttaattttaaattttctttGTCTTGTGATTGCATTTTATAAACTTTAATTCTATTATCTGtcctttttatatttttttatttaatatatatatagtatttacaaaaaaatgataaatatatatattttttttatttgaaagaaaaagtttttaattcacaattttataatataatatgatttattataagtaaatatataaagaaaaattttCAATACAAATTTAATCTAtttgtcttttttttttttttttatattatattataaaattaattatataatatgtttttatatatattaaatattataatataaattgaaaaaaaaaaaaaaaatatatatatatatatatacaaattaACAGACTgtattaaattttttcttttcatttttgtAGAATTTTTAATGTgcattatataaaataaaatatttttttattccatttttttaattaaatttgTGTATTAATcttaaaattatatgtactaaaaaaaaaaaaaattaaaaatatatttcaataGTACCTATAACATCGCAATAtagaaaattttatatattataaaattcgaaaaaattttatataatacatgTACAAActtaaaatttatttctttgaacaaaattttttttttttttttttttttttttttggagttaaaaaataaatataaaaaaaaaaattatttatattaatatggaaaattaaataatattttttattggAAATGTGTgaagaataaaaaaaaaaaaaagtcatttttgaaatattatatataaaatataatattattcttttcaatattaataatttttaagaacatgtttatattattattataaataaaattacgttgtaatagtaatataatatttgtgtaagacaatattaaaagaaaaaaaaaaaaagaaaattctatgaattaatatatatagataaatatttttattaaatctttacaatatcaaataa
This region of Plasmodium gaboni strain SY75 chromosome 12, whole genome shotgun sequence genomic DNA includes:
- a CDS encoding hypothetical protein (conserved Plasmodium protein, unknown function) yields the protein MPWKKYSRVLYKTMGRTGLKKILVKYRRTKKNVKLLFNFIYRNYYFNKILRKSIKNFINLYVQYIYNALANFYHKYCNASNIKLYIYQIFFNNKIENRRKLKKKNQIKEANYEDVNNQKSKKNKKLIKSNTCKSIEDLCRSKPNDHYIITLYNGTHLQSDHMNSLVSKNKTFKCKSNDSTTQSSDYSRNYENNDEMNSSSYLENEILSFETLEYDEDEANEIIKNCYLYNGYVDASTYKNSDEYKFLKDHIKAEKNSYVNIDIDMSSQCYDEQFENDYEKEQIDQSDKENKNILRKRKKPKQKRIYEIYNSEITNKENMYYENYLNENYTSSYNYTSEDSNDYSCSTITDNELEDNFIIGLYGNNFGCNFNSDSCDNSEIS
- a CDS encoding hypothetical protein (conserved Plasmodium protein, unknown function), whose product is MQSQDKENLKLKYKILSISSNDKHHDVMNLLKNTGNEIFNPWLSEQNCTYPQEIVLQTKSAKIKYLEFLCHEYCITKKIEIFVSNNNIDYSKVGFFRFNDNFSTNYCARELKYVYLPCTIKCAYIKLKFYNPYHNYLNKYSQIGLYCLNIIPEEFPSNVLPEAITTSHKLTSLVNKKNKNYNDNLINNNEKLKKKELNKYDSNVSDNNISEMNPTYSHNWENYRRSYSYKRDKNKINTLYEKLENKIKCFEKLKGECVVKEEFNKANELKKIVNIFIFLKNVITFLKGKKSKYVKEENYGKAKKLKEKEIKIKIIIQNIEELKVIHNSSKKWYYEWLVLYYKELELHEKEINKIMSNENIKNXKKICGIVDQDIDRNDDSGIDLNNILIFIGSDNDKQREMGYDMAYKPFEFHEKTKKKNVWYNNIESLCLIIKRGISDNSYYIFVKSVVILEKMLIMFQHYFLKMDNNTFVEDSTNEKNVKYLNFIISSLLKRLDDSNLDIVDISIKTIMMMLHNKFTSFKNVFSIILSMLLYFFSNDITSEVNEKIIVSLMSFYYSLINKYYTSVKDDINLKKVLEIILMFLEINVEAIKQTALDFFVNMYNIVENRDELFEEFLLNVSSETKSLIIKRINENEKKKSDELENFNDEKKEEIGVMFQKSNFLKDNNEFIKENTYLNKSHLKVKDFITSEKNNIDKSEQIKDLIKNTIENREKENYTILNKMEKDIKLVDINSKVSLDEKSNSKKNIAEDVECEHLKASDGKNEEDEKPYLNNSGSSHKREDLINDQENQNINIKNEEKDSIQIDNTVNKSESMEDCTKLDENEEPYVPPFTCKYCFRTDETFTEIGLEKHWIKNCPMLCACPNCFLIVELVVIHDHFISECSHSYMYTPCEYCNKIVKQNLLDTHVMSECKGKKTEYLSCYYCSLCIESFEIDKWRNHFLSCSKNPRLLQ